In a single window of the Acidobacteriota bacterium genome:
- a CDS encoding SDR family oxidoreductase — protein MARRIVITGGAGFLGSHLCERFLADGFEVLCLDNLITGSLDNIAPFRANPAFQFVHHDVTNYIDVEGAVEYVLHFASPASPIDYLEMPIQTLKVGSLGTHKAVGLAKEKNARFLLASTSEVYGDPLEHPQKETYWGNVNPIGPRGVYDEAKRFAESMTMAYYRFHGVETRIVRIFNTYGERMRMRDGRVVPAFASQALRGEPLTVFGDGSQTRSFCYVSDLIEGIVRLLFSDETDPVNIGNPAELTVEDFARKIIELTGSSSEIVYKPLPVDDPKIRRPDITKATRILGWEPKVTLEDGLARTLVWFREKVSGNGNEGGSE, from the coding sequence ATGGCGCGCCGGATCGTCATCACCGGAGGCGCCGGATTTCTGGGCTCGCATCTCTGCGAGCGGTTCCTCGCCGATGGCTTCGAAGTCCTCTGTCTCGACAACCTCATCACCGGTTCGCTCGACAACATCGCCCCGTTTCGAGCGAACCCGGCGTTCCAGTTCGTTCATCACGACGTCACCAATTACATCGACGTCGAAGGGGCGGTCGAATACGTGCTCCATTTCGCCTCGCCCGCGAGCCCGATCGACTATCTGGAGATGCCGATCCAGACGCTGAAGGTGGGTTCGCTCGGGACGCACAAAGCGGTGGGTCTAGCGAAGGAGAAGAACGCACGATTTCTTCTGGCATCGACCTCGGAGGTCTATGGCGATCCTCTCGAGCATCCGCAGAAGGAAACCTACTGGGGCAACGTCAATCCGATCGGCCCCCGCGGTGTCTATGACGAAGCGAAGCGGTTCGCCGAGTCGATGACGATGGCCTACTACCGGTTCCATGGGGTGGAGACGCGGATCGTCCGGATCTTCAACACCTATGGCGAGCGGATGAGGATGCGCGACGGCCGGGTCGTTCCGGCGTTCGCCTCTCAGGCGCTGCGGGGCGAACCGCTGACGGTGTTCGGGGACGGCTCGCAGACCCGCTCCTTCTGCTACGTGAGCGACCTCATCGAAGGGATCGTCCGCCTTCTGTTCTCGGACGAAACCGATCCGGTGAACATCGGGAATCCTGCCGAGCTCACCGTGGAGGACTTTGCCAGGAAGATCATCGAGCTCACCGGCTCGAGCTCCGAGATCGTCTACAAGCCGCTTCCCGTCGACGACCCGAAGATACGGCGGCCGGACATCACGAAGGCGACTCGGATCCTCGGCTGGGAGCCGAAAGTCACGCTCGAAGATGGTCTGGCGCGGACCCTCGTATGGTTCCGGGAAAAGGTTTCGGGCAACGGAAACGAGGGAGGATCAGAGTGA
- a CDS encoding MarR family EPS-associated transcriptional regulator — translation MNAEIRYRILKAVEDDPEITQRELASRLGVSVGKANYCLAALIRKGFVKAKNFKNSSRKRQYVYKLTPQGVAERTRVTIAFLRVKSAEFDEIRAEIDRLEARLAAQEVKA, via the coding sequence ATGAACGCGGAAATCAGATATCGGATCCTCAAGGCGGTCGAAGATGACCCCGAGATCACGCAGCGCGAGCTGGCTTCGCGACTCGGCGTGAGCGTCGGAAAGGCCAATTACTGTCTCGCCGCGCTGATCCGGAAGGGTTTCGTCAAAGCAAAAAACTTCAAGAACAGCAGCCGGAAACGCCAGTACGTCTACAAGCTGACGCCGCAGGGCGTGGCAGAACGCACTCGCGTCACGATCGCTTTCCTGAGAGTGAAGTCGGCGGAGTTCGACGAGATCCGGGCCGAGATCGACCGTCTCGAGGCGCGACTGGCCGCGCAGGAAGTGAAAGCCTGA
- a CDS encoding UDP-glucose/GDP-mannose dehydrogenase family protein, with product MKIGVVGTGYVGLVTGACLADFGNEVVCVDVDEAKIEGLRKGVIPIYEPGLDHLVERNASEGRLKFTTEIEPTVRESRAIFIAVGTPPGEDGSADLRYVRQVAESIAEHVDGPTLVITKSTVPIGTGRILEEIFAERGVSDQISVLSNPEFLREGSAIDDFMKPDRVVIGASDEEAIALMKQIYAPLHSLEFPFVVTNVESAEMIKYASNGFLATKISFINEIAALCEKSGADVQDVARGMGLDTRIGSKFLQAGPGFGGSCFPKDVSAIVQIARERSAPLRILEAVVEVNQAVKERMVEKVMESVGDVKGKTIAILGLAFKPETDDMRESPAIPLIQGLQKRGARIRAYDPEAIEAARSLLDDVEFVDDPYNAADGAEALVIATEWNEFRALDLARIARLLKAPVLVDLRNIYDPERMKQAGIEYHSVGRAGTFRRRRS from the coding sequence ATGAAAATCGGTGTCGTTGGTACTGGCTACGTCGGTCTCGTCACGGGCGCTTGCCTCGCGGATTTCGGCAACGAGGTCGTCTGCGTCGACGTCGACGAGGCGAAGATCGAGGGCCTTCGCAAGGGGGTCATACCCATCTACGAGCCTGGTCTCGATCATCTCGTCGAGCGGAACGCCTCGGAGGGACGGCTGAAATTCACGACCGAGATCGAGCCGACCGTTAGGGAGAGCCGCGCGATCTTCATCGCCGTCGGAACGCCGCCGGGAGAAGACGGTTCCGCCGATCTCCGGTATGTGAGGCAGGTCGCCGAATCGATCGCCGAGCATGTCGACGGACCGACCCTCGTGATCACGAAATCGACGGTACCGATCGGGACGGGCAGGATCCTCGAGGAGATTTTCGCCGAGCGGGGCGTCAGCGATCAGATCTCGGTCCTGTCGAACCCGGAGTTTCTCCGCGAAGGATCGGCGATCGATGACTTCATGAAGCCGGATCGCGTGGTGATCGGAGCTTCCGACGAGGAGGCGATCGCACTCATGAAGCAGATCTATGCCCCGCTCCACTCGCTGGAATTCCCCTTCGTGGTCACAAACGTCGAGTCCGCCGAGATGATCAAGTACGCATCGAACGGCTTCCTCGCGACCAAGATCTCGTTCATCAACGAGATCGCGGCGCTCTGCGAGAAGTCGGGTGCCGACGTTCAGGACGTTGCCCGGGGGATGGGGCTCGACACCCGGATCGGCTCGAAGTTTCTCCAAGCGGGGCCAGGGTTCGGCGGCTCCTGTTTCCCGAAGGACGTTTCAGCGATCGTGCAGATCGCAAGGGAGCGATCCGCACCGCTCCGAATCCTGGAAGCGGTGGTCGAAGTAAACCAGGCCGTCAAGGAGCGGATGGTGGAGAAGGTCATGGAATCGGTCGGCGACGTCAAAGGGAAGACGATCGCCATCCTTGGGCTCGCATTCAAGCCGGAGACCGACGACATGCGCGAGAGTCCGGCGATCCCGCTGATCCAGGGTCTGCAGAAGAGGGGAGCCCGAATCCGGGCATACGACCCGGAGGCGATCGAGGCCGCCCGGTCTCTGCTCGATGACGTGGAGTTCGTCGACGACCCCTACAACGCTGCCGATGGAGCCGAGGCCCTCGTGATCGCGACCGAGTGGAACGAGTTCCGAGCTCTCGACCTCGCCCGGATCGCGCGTCTTCTGAAAGCACCGGTTCTCGTGGATCTCCGGAACATTTATGATCCTGAGCGGATGAAGCAGGCGGGAATCGAGTATCACTCGGTCGGGAGAGCGGGGACGTTTCGCCGGAGGCGAAGCTGA
- a CDS encoding ABC transporter permease, protein MEIVERTRIRLDGFFEYVGGLSQLTWQTAVQAVRGPLEKRALMIQFDQVGVRSMSIVIVTALFIGMVLALQTAYSLQEFGGKLFIGKVVSLSLVRELAPVLMALMVGGRVGAGMTAEIGTMQVTEQIDALRAFATNPVRKLVVPKVLATTLMLPLLTTIACAVGIIGGAIIAIFTLNLSANFYFRSVITTLSYGDLASGIGKTFFFGAAIALIACYNGLTTEGGADGVGRATTATVVTASISVLILDFFLTKLFLLFF, encoded by the coding sequence ATGGAGATCGTGGAGAGGACTCGGATTCGCCTCGACGGGTTCTTCGAGTACGTGGGCGGGTTGTCGCAGCTGACGTGGCAGACCGCGGTGCAGGCGGTGCGCGGTCCGCTCGAGAAGCGGGCGCTGATGATCCAGTTCGACCAGGTGGGCGTTCGGTCGATGTCGATCGTCATCGTGACGGCGCTGTTCATCGGAATGGTCCTCGCGCTCCAGACGGCGTATTCGCTCCAGGAATTCGGCGGGAAGCTGTTCATCGGCAAGGTCGTGAGTCTTTCGCTCGTGCGTGAGCTTGCGCCGGTTCTGATGGCCCTGATGGTCGGTGGCCGCGTCGGGGCGGGTATGACGGCCGAGATCGGGACGATGCAGGTCACCGAGCAGATCGATGCTCTGCGCGCGTTTGCGACCAATCCCGTCAGAAAGCTCGTCGTCCCGAAGGTTCTCGCGACGACGCTGATGCTCCCGTTGCTGACGACGATCGCCTGTGCGGTCGGGATCATCGGCGGGGCGATCATCGCCATCTTCACGCTCAACCTCAGCGCCAACTTTTATTTTCGCAGCGTCATCACCACGCTCAGCTACGGTGATCTCGCGTCCGGCATCGGGAAGACCTTCTTCTTCGGGGCCGCGATTGCGCTGATCGCGTGCTACAACGGCCTGACTACGGAGGGGGGAGCGGACGGGGTCGGGCGGGCAACCACGGCGACTGTGGTCACGGCATCGATCTCCGTTCTCATTCTCGATTTCTTCCTGACGAAGCTCTTTCTGCTCTTCTTCTAA
- the rfbB gene encoding dTDP-glucose 4,6-dehydratase, with amino-acid sequence MKYLVTGGAGFIGSNFIRYLFEKYGEDTNVVNLDKLTYAGNRENLSDYEGEANYRFLEGDIADGSAVSEAYRGIDDAGIDVVVNFAAETHVDRSLVDAASFIDTDVKGVLVLLEEAKRRGRLKRFVQISTDEVYGSIDEGSFSEDDLLNARNPYAASKAGGDRMAHAYAETFEMPVIITRASNNFGPYQYPEKLIPLFVTNAIDDQPLPLYGDGKNVRDWLYVRDHCAAIDFLIEHGSNGEVYNVGGGNEMENRSITGRVLELLGKPESLIRQVPDRIGHDRRYSVDTNKLRSLGFDQWTPFDEALESTVRWYEQNQNWWRAIREKSTDFKAWYAKQYASLSDTAVKR; translated from the coding sequence ATGAAATATCTCGTCACCGGCGGCGCCGGGTTCATCGGATCCAACTTCATCCGCTACCTCTTCGAAAAGTATGGAGAGGACACGAACGTCGTGAATCTCGACAAGCTCACCTACGCGGGCAACCGCGAGAATCTCTCCGACTACGAGGGGGAGGCGAACTACCGCTTTCTCGAGGGCGACATCGCCGACGGAAGCGCGGTCAGCGAGGCGTATCGTGGAATCGACGATGCCGGCATCGATGTGGTCGTAAACTTTGCTGCCGAGACGCACGTCGACCGTTCGCTGGTTGATGCGGCGTCGTTCATCGACACCGACGTCAAGGGCGTGCTGGTGCTTCTCGAAGAGGCGAAGCGGCGGGGCAGGCTGAAGCGATTCGTGCAGATTTCGACCGATGAAGTGTACGGCTCAATCGATGAGGGGTCCTTTTCAGAGGATGATCTGCTCAACGCCCGGAACCCCTACGCGGCGTCGAAGGCGGGCGGCGACCGGATGGCGCACGCCTACGCCGAGACCTTCGAGATGCCGGTGATCATCACCCGAGCCTCGAACAACTTCGGGCCGTACCAGTATCCGGAAAAGCTCATTCCGCTCTTCGTGACGAACGCGATTGACGATCAGCCGCTGCCGCTCTACGGCGATGGAAAGAACGTTCGGGACTGGTTGTATGTACGCGACCACTGTGCGGCGATCGACTTTCTGATCGAGCACGGCTCGAACGGAGAGGTCTACAACGTCGGCGGCGGCAACGAGATGGAGAACCGCTCGATCACCGGGCGGGTGCTCGAGCTCCTCGGTAAGCCGGAGAGTCTGATCCGGCAGGTGCCGGATAGGATCGGTCACGATCGCCGCTACTCGGTCGACACCAACAAGCTCCGCTCGCTCGGATTCGACCAGTGGACCCCGTTCGATGAAGCGCTCGAGTCGACCGTGCGATGGTACGAGCAGAATCAGAACTGGTGGCGAGCCATCCGGGAGAAGAGCACCGACTTCAAGGCGTGGTATGCGAAACAGTACGCGAGTCTGTCGGACACCGCCGTCAAACGATGA
- the moeB gene encoding molybdopterin-synthase adenylyltransferase MoeB, which yields MNDAGLTHEEIARYARHLVLPEVGLEGQRKLKNARVLCVGTGGLGSPALLYLAAAGVGTIGIVDFDRVDASNLQRQIVHGTGGIGTSKVESAAGRLAELNPHVVINRHDVLLESANAMEIFADYDLVLDGTDNFPARYLVNDCAFLTGIPDIYGSIHRFEGQVSVFHSPGTGCYRCLHLEPPPPGSVPDCEEAGVLGVIPGLIGTIQALEAIKWILKLGETLAGRLLIVDGRSMTTRQILLRRDPGCPLCGDAPTILEPIDYDAFCGTQREPSPEGEEKMTDSIDVRGLKERMEREDESFVLVDVREPHEREISRIPDAVPIPLGELRDRVGELDSSKEIIVHCRSGKRSAMAANFLRNQGFRATNLEGGVLAWSDEIDPSQPKY from the coding sequence ATGAACGACGCCGGGCTGACGCACGAGGAGATCGCCCGGTATGCCCGGCATCTCGTATTGCCGGAGGTCGGACTCGAGGGGCAGCGGAAGCTGAAGAACGCTCGTGTTCTCTGCGTCGGAACGGGAGGCCTCGGTTCACCGGCGCTGCTTTATCTCGCCGCCGCAGGCGTCGGAACGATCGGCATCGTCGATTTCGACCGCGTCGACGCGAGCAATCTGCAGCGGCAGATCGTCCATGGGACCGGCGGGATCGGCACCTCGAAGGTGGAGAGCGCGGCCGGGCGGCTCGCCGAGCTCAATCCCCACGTCGTGATCAATCGCCACGATGTCCTTCTCGAATCGGCGAACGCGATGGAGATCTTCGCGGACTACGATCTGGTGCTGGACGGAACAGACAACTTTCCGGCGCGCTATCTAGTCAACGATTGCGCCTTTCTCACCGGCATTCCCGATATCTACGGGAGCATTCATCGGTTCGAGGGGCAGGTCAGCGTTTTTCATTCTCCCGGAACCGGCTGCTACCGATGCCTCCATCTGGAGCCTCCGCCTCCGGGGTCGGTGCCCGACTGCGAGGAGGCCGGCGTTCTCGGTGTGATTCCTGGGCTGATTGGAACGATTCAGGCACTCGAAGCGATCAAGTGGATCCTGAAGCTGGGCGAAACTCTGGCGGGCCGGCTGCTGATCGTCGACGGCCGCTCAATGACGACCCGGCAGATCCTGCTGCGACGCGACCCCGGCTGTCCGCTCTGTGGCGACGCTCCCACGATTCTGGAGCCGATCGACTACGATGCCTTTTGCGGAACGCAGCGGGAGCCGTCTCCCGAAGGTGAGGAAAAGATGACCGATTCTATCGATGTACGCGGGCTGAAAGAGAGGATGGAGAGGGAGGACGAGAGCTTCGTACTGGTCGACGTCCGCGAGCCGCACGAGCGGGAGATCAGCCGCATCCCCGACGCCGTCCCAATCCCTCTCGGAGAGCTTCGCGACCGTGTCGGCGAGCTGGACAGCTCGAAGGAGATCATCGTTCATTGCCGAAGCGGCAAACGGAGCGCGATGGCGGCGAACTTTCTCCGGAACCAGGGATTCCGCGCGACCAACCTCGAAGGGGGCGTTCTCGCCTGGTCCGACGAGATCGATCCGAGCCAGCCGAAGTATTGA
- a CDS encoding MCE family protein: MSNEQTSRTMRVGFVVALALGALMAFIFFIGSERRIFARKATYEIQLESVTGLAQGNPVQLSGVTIGSVRDIWLPRDPASDLVEIEISVDRKFANRIRMDSRARVRKLGLIAADSYIDITPGSPDQPVLPPGSVIPSSKPTDVDALIASGEDLVDNFVQISYSLKNVLQRVDAGEGLIGELTTSPDNKVRVTDTVVRTLDRADQVLLQIQSGEGLAGKVIYDEEFGDELADSVQTAASALTGVANSVRSSFETGEGAIPALLNDPASRERVDTLLANLETASANLSAFSVTLSEGEGIVPRLLDDKAYGDDTLEQLNLLLTRLAETARMLQEGEGTAGRLIADPSAYEAINDILIGINESRVLRWLIRNRQEAGIEKRYDEALESMEETPPEQ; encoded by the coding sequence ATGAGCAACGAGCAGACGAGTCGGACGATGAGGGTGGGATTTGTCGTAGCGCTGGCGCTGGGCGCGCTGATGGCCTTCATCTTCTTCATCGGCTCCGAAAGGCGGATATTCGCCCGGAAAGCGACTTACGAGATCCAGCTCGAATCCGTCACCGGACTTGCCCAGGGGAACCCCGTTCAGCTTTCGGGTGTCACCATCGGTTCGGTCCGCGACATCTGGCTCCCTCGCGACCCTGCGAGTGATCTGGTCGAGATCGAGATCAGTGTCGACCGGAAATTCGCGAACCGCATCCGGATGGACTCGCGAGCGAGAGTCCGAAAGCTCGGGCTGATTGCTGCCGACAGCTACATCGACATCACTCCCGGCAGCCCGGACCAGCCGGTTCTTCCTCCCGGGTCGGTCATCCCTTCATCGAAGCCGACCGACGTCGATGCCCTGATCGCATCCGGTGAAGATCTGGTCGACAACTTCGTCCAGATCTCCTATTCGCTCAAGAACGTTCTCCAGCGCGTCGATGCCGGCGAAGGGCTGATCGGGGAGTTGACGACCTCGCCCGACAACAAAGTGCGAGTCACCGATACTGTCGTCCGCACACTCGACCGCGCGGACCAGGTTCTTCTTCAGATCCAGAGCGGTGAGGGTCTCGCGGGCAAGGTGATCTACGACGAGGAGTTCGGCGATGAGCTGGCCGACTCGGTGCAGACGGCAGCATCGGCTCTGACGGGCGTCGCGAACAGCGTCCGTTCCTCGTTCGAGACCGGAGAGGGCGCAATCCCTGCCCTGCTGAATGATCCGGCCTCCCGCGAGCGCGTCGACACTCTCCTGGCGAACCTCGAAACGGCCTCGGCGAACCTCTCCGCCTTCAGCGTGACGCTCAGCGAGGGGGAGGGGATCGTCCCGAGACTCCTCGACGACAAGGCCTATGGCGACGATACGCTCGAACAGCTGAACCTGCTGCTCACGCGCCTCGCCGAGACCGCACGCATGCTCCAGGAAGGGGAGGGGACCGCCGGCCGTCTCATCGCGGATCCCTCCGCGTACGAGGCGATCAACGACATCCTCATCGGCATCAACGAGTCGAGAGTCCTTCGATGGCTGATCCGGAACCGGCAGGAAGCCGGAATCGAGAAGCGCTACGACGAAGCACTCGAGTCGATGGAAGAAACACCGCCGGAACAGTGA
- a CDS encoding acyl-CoA thioesterase — protein MARYAIEEYVRWEDIDAAGIINYQAYLRFFGLAEAEMLRSCGLSYAELVEEIGIWLPRARVVCEFYVPVRLDELLVVHSWFGHVGKSSIHIDFEVTAKRDPKTVVARGKYVLVAVKQGAFTSTPVPDAVREKIAPYVEEGEGLE, from the coding sequence ATGGCTCGTTACGCAATCGAAGAATACGTCCGATGGGAAGACATCGACGCCGCCGGAATCATCAACTATCAGGCTTATCTCCGGTTCTTCGGACTCGCCGAGGCCGAAATGCTCCGCTCGTGCGGCCTGAGCTACGCGGAGCTCGTCGAGGAGATCGGCATCTGGCTCCCCCGTGCTCGCGTCGTCTGCGAGTTCTATGTCCCGGTCCGGCTCGATGAGCTGCTTGTGGTCCACAGCTGGTTCGGCCACGTCGGGAAGAGCTCGATTCACATCGATTTCGAGGTGACCGCAAAGCGGGATCCGAAGACGGTCGTTGCCCGTGGCAAGTATGTGCTCGTCGCGGTGAAGCAGGGAGCATTCACCTCGACTCCAGTGCCCGATGCCGTCAGAGAGAAGATCGCGCCGTACGTCGAGGAGGGGGAAGGGCTCGAATGA
- a CDS encoding KOW motif-containing protein — protein sequence MPILEREPDCWPENIFEMPTEEMPWQVVYVRSRQEKNLARLLRGRAPVYLPQWENRNRRSARGSAWLPVFPGYVFFRGHREEKLAAQQSNLLVAFLPIEDQDRLQKELSQLHALKEQGGYLRPWPEPVVGDEVTISEGAFAGYRGVVKKINGGRRMIISVTALNQAVSVDLDREAVRPKK from the coding sequence ATGCCGATTCTGGAGCGCGAGCCGGACTGCTGGCCGGAAAACATTTTCGAGATGCCCACCGAGGAGATGCCGTGGCAGGTGGTCTACGTTCGCAGTCGCCAGGAGAAGAACCTGGCGCGCCTGCTTCGCGGCCGCGCCCCGGTCTACCTTCCGCAGTGGGAGAACCGTAACCGGCGCTCTGCGCGTGGCTCCGCCTGGCTCCCTGTCTTTCCTGGTTATGTATTCTTCCGCGGTCATCGCGAGGAGAAGCTCGCCGCGCAGCAGTCGAATCTTCTCGTCGCGTTCCTGCCGATCGAGGATCAGGATCGCCTGCAGAAGGAGCTGAGTCAGCTGCACGCCCTCAAGGAGCAGGGGGGCTACCTACGTCCCTGGCCGGAGCCGGTCGTTGGAGACGAGGTGACCATATCGGAAGGAGCGTTTGCCGGTTACCGTGGCGTCGTGAAAAAGATCAACGGCGGACGGCGAATGATCATCTCGGTGACGGCTCTGAATCAGGCCGTTTCGGTTGACCTCGACCGGGAAGCGGTGAGGCCGAAGAAGTAA
- a CDS encoding ABC transporter ATP-binding protein: protein MSVHDYQGGDRRGHPRDEIVRFEGVEKSFGEKHILKGIDLSIIRGEVLVILGGSGSGKSVTLKHILGLIRPDEGRVFVDGEDVTDLAEEDFYPVRKKFGMLFQSGALFDSMNVGENVAFPLREHTEMTDDEIAKLVAEKLDLVDLPGTQEVMPVDLSGGMRKRVSLARSIVLDPQIILYDEPTTGLDPITCDTINQLIVSLQQKLKVTSIVVTHDINSAFHVGDRIAFLSDGTFEWVGSVRDAPRADHPKLREFLESANIASAKPVAI, encoded by the coding sequence ATGTCCGTTCACGACTATCAGGGTGGCGACAGACGGGGTCATCCTCGCGACGAGATCGTGAGGTTCGAGGGCGTGGAGAAGTCCTTCGGCGAAAAGCACATTCTCAAAGGGATCGATCTGTCGATCATTCGCGGGGAAGTTCTCGTCATCCTGGGAGGATCCGGGTCGGGTAAGTCCGTCACGCTGAAGCACATCCTCGGGTTGATTCGGCCTGACGAGGGGAGGGTTTTCGTCGACGGGGAAGATGTCACCGATCTCGCCGAAGAGGATTTCTATCCCGTCCGCAAGAAGTTCGGAATGCTTTTTCAAAGCGGTGCGCTCTTCGACTCGATGAACGTCGGCGAGAACGTCGCGTTTCCGCTCCGGGAACATACCGAGATGACGGACGATGAGATTGCGAAACTGGTCGCCGAAAAGCTGGATCTCGTCGATCTGCCGGGGACTCAGGAGGTCATGCCGGTTGACCTGTCGGGGGGCATGAGGAAGCGCGTCAGTCTCGCGCGTTCGATCGTGCTCGACCCGCAGATCATTCTCTACGATGAACCGACGACGGGACTCGATCCGATCACCTGCGACACGATCAACCAGCTGATCGTGAGCCTGCAGCAGAAACTAAAAGTGACGTCGATCGTGGTGACCCACGACATCAATTCGGCGTTCCACGTCGGCGATCGAATTGCCTTTCTCTCGGACGGTACCTTCGAATGGGTCGGAAGCGTCCGGGATGCGCCCCGCGCGGATCACCCGAAGCTGCGTGAATTTCTCGAGAGTGCCAACATTGCGAGTGCGAAGCCGGTGGCAATTTAG